Below is a genomic region from Candidatus Binatia bacterium.
AAAGTTGTGACAAACCGTTGGTCTTACCTGTTGGGCCAGGGGGACGTTGCGCGGTCCGGACCGTACACTCGGGCATGCGGTACGCCGTTTTAGGAATGCTTCTGCTCTTCGCCCTGGGCGACGGCTGCTCGCCTGCGCCAAATGTCGTAGGCGTGCAAGACTACGGGAGCGTCACTGGGCGCGTTCTCGACGCGATGACCAACCGGCCGATTCCAAATGCGCTCGTCTCGGTCGGCTCGCTCTACGCGAGCCGCGCCGACGTGAACGGCGCCTTCACCTTGCGCACGGTAGCCGGCGATCAGACCGTTACCGCGCGCGCCGCCGGCTACTCCACGGTCAGCGCCGACACGACGATCAATAAGGACGAAACGGTGTCGATCGGCTACATCCGCCTGGTTCCGCTCACCGCGCCGCAGGGGCAGCCGACGCTTGCGCCGCCGGCGACGCCGACCCCGAGCGCTTCGGCCGCCCCGAGCGCGTCTGCAGCGCCCGCTGCCTCCACTGCGCCGGCCGCCTCCGCCGCGCCCAGCGCCTCGCCGAGCCCGGCCGTCCCGGAGGCTCCCTCAACTCAGACGTAGCGCGGCGAGATCCAGGTCGTACTCGATCGAGCGGTAGATGTCGTCGGGAATCTCGCCGGCCCGGCGCATCGCGACGATCGCCTCGCGTTCGGCCGCGAGTGCCTCTTTCTGAACCTTGCGATCGATCCGGCTCTCGCGCTCCTCGATCTGTCCGTCCTGATCCGACTTGCCGCGGAGCACGTCGATGCGCTGCCGGTACTCCTCGAGGACGCGATCGGCCATTTCACGCTCCAGCGCGCTGCGGTGCGCCCGATCATCCTGTAGCCGAGCGATCCCGGACTCCAGCGCGCGGATGCGCAACCCTGTCTCGCGCCGGTGACCGCGGCTGGTCTCCGTGACGCCGAGCCGTTCGATCAGCGGCCCGAGCGTAAGTCCCTGGAAGACGAGCGTGACGAAGACCACGCACACGGTGAGGAAGATCATCACGCTGCGCGCCGGGAACGGCTGGTCGCCGAGCGTGTACGGCAGCGATAGCGCGATCGCGAGCGACACGATGCCGCGCATGCCGGACCAGCCCAGCACGGCGACGGGCTGCCACGCGGGCAGCGGATCGCGCTCTCGCAGCCGCGGGTTGAACAAGCGCGTCAGGTACGTCGCCGGAAAGACCCAGGCGATGCGCACGAGGATCACGGTGACGCTGACGAGCAGACCATAGAGCACGTAGTCGCGGACGTGCGGCACGAGCGCCTCGAGAATCGACGGCAGCTCGAGGCCGATCAACAGAAATGCGAACGCGTTGAGCACGAACGTGAGCAGGCGCCACACGGAGGTGCCGAGCACGCGAGTTTCCGGATCGATGAAGCTCGCCGATCGGCGGCTGAGCAGGATGCCCGCGCTCACGGCTGCCAGGACGCCGGAGACGTGCAGCTCCTCCGCCGGCAGGTACGCGGCGAACGGCGCCAGCAGGAAGACGACGCTTGCGATCATCGCATCGCCGAATCCCAGTCGCCCGATCTGACGCA
It encodes:
- a CDS encoding Na+/H+ antiporter, which produces MAQASVLVTFLALVVALAVLAKRLRIPYPISFTIGGIVLAFTRHLPRPHVEPDTIMLLVVPPLLYSAAWQTDWVALRRNARPIALLAVGLVIFTMLVVAVVVHATLPDFTWPLAFTLGAIVSPPDAVAAEAIFERLAIPNRLAAIISGECLMNDATALVLYRFAIAAAVSGTFSLARASVAFVVVAAGGILVGIAAAFLLEGILRQIGRLGFGDAMIASVVFLLAPFAAYLPAEELHVSGVLAAVSAGILLSRRSASFIDPETRVLGTSVWRLLTFVLNAFAFLLIGLELPSILEALVPHVRDYVLYGLLVSVTVILVRIAWVFPATYLTRLFNPRLRERDPLPAWQPVAVLGWSGMRGIVSLAIALSLPYTLGDQPFPARSVMIFLTVCVVFVTLVFQGLTLGPLIERLGVTETSRGHRRETGLRIRALESGIARLQDDRAHRSALEREMADRVLEEYRQRIDVLRGKSDQDGQIEERESRIDRKVQKEALAAEREAIVAMRRAGEIPDDIYRSIEYDLDLAALRLS
- a CDS encoding carboxypeptidase regulatory-like domain-containing protein; translated protein: MRYAVLGMLLLFALGDGCSPAPNVVGVQDYGSVTGRVLDAMTNRPIPNALVSVGSLYASRADVNGAFTLRTVAGDQTVTARAAGYSTVSADTTINKDETVSIGYIRLVPLTAPQGQPTLAPPATPTPSASAAPSASAAPAASTAPAASAAPSASPSPAVPEAPSTQT